GCTATATAGTTAGCTAGCTCACTACTCACTGAACCGATGGTTCAAACAAATAAGCCTTAATTAGGTCCTAAAAGCTGGTTTGAAATTGATTCGCATAACCTGTGGATTCTCATAACCAACTTGGGTTAGTCTAGTCTGACCCTTAAGGTCAGAGGTTTGAATCCCGCCATACaatttgatactgattttgataagATGATGGCGACCTCTTAGAAATCACCTCTCGGCTTCCATAATTGTTTTTCGGCTGTAACAATATTGAATGAATTtgagagaagaagagaatatttACCTCATCCAAGGTTTTGTAATCTTTCTTTATCCATGAAATCTTCTTGTCCAACTTGCAGATAGAATCCGAAACGTAACTAGAACCTCCACAGCTCAACATGGGcttcaacacctttttgaatagctaaaCCAATTCTAACGAAAAGAAAATTACGGACATTAATATTTACGTCATGCCTAGCTATGTAGTGCTTCAATCGTTTCAAAAATTCAATAGTCTTAATATCAAGCTCAcctaaggtagtaaaacctacggttataaatatatataatcttaagcaaagaaaaaaaagagaacaacaaaaaatagaaaagaaaagaaaaggtacTAATATCATTTCTTCCCGAGTTCTTTTTTCCCTAGCTAACTTCATATTTCGGATATGAGTTATTTACCAAAAAAAAGGATGAAATTCCGACATTTACTATTCCTTGtaaaaaattccaaaaccaaaaactacATGCAAAATTTTTGCAACGATTTTGTATCCTTTTTACCTTAGACTTTTCGCAACGTTTTCTTAAACAAGTcctcttagaatcaaattgactAATCAAGGACGGGAAAAATCATCCTTGACCGGTTAAATGAGCCTAGTTGACCAGTCAAGCATGTGAATTATACCGCATAGCATTGTTGACTTGGTCAATTATTGGAGAGGAGTCTTAATGCACTCGAAAAATTGTTCCTAATGCATTCATCACGTAGTCATATACGTCATCATTTCGGAGACATGGACGGTATTTTTTTTAGTCATTATTGTACTTTTGGTCGTATGATCCTGTTTTGGAATTCTTTTGGAATTGACTAGGACTCTGGGGATCCAGAATTTTACCTTTTTAAAAGTCCCTTCACGGCAAAAATATTTTTGTTTGGATACTTGAATGACTCTTCAGTCTAGCCATATCTCAATGTCTTTTCTGGTCTTGGTTTTGCGTTCTACGATTTATGTTCTTCGCTTCCTTTGCTTCTCCATCATTCTTTATGCCAATTAAGGCACAAAGCTTCACCAATCTGTCAACTTGTTGATCATTAGATAGAGGAGTTCTTGGCTGGCTGGTGTTAAAACTCTTCAAATTTTTAAAAGCTGGTGGATGACAGAGTGTCGACTGTTAAGTAATTGACCAGAGCCATGGAACTTTCTTAGCCATTTCATTACAAAGAAATTGACCAGCTGTTGGGATACAGGTATCTGTAGATAATGTCTACTCTTAATAATACTATATATATAATTGTTGTGATATAGAACGACAACACTATAATTTTCCTCGAATCATTCACTCTTTAGTGATGAATTCGGGTAATGGAGATGTGGTTCACCACCCTAGTGATAATGGAAACCAAAAAAATGTGTTTAAGATCTTTGTCGGATACGATACCCGTGAAGATCTTGCTTATGAGGTTTGTAAGCGCTCGATCTTGAAACGAGCTTCAATTCCTGTTGAAGTAATTCCTATTAAGCAATCAGATCTAAGGAGCGACGGTTTATACTGGCGCGAAAGAGGTGCGACTGAAAGCACAGAATTCTCGTTCTCTCGTTTCTTAACACCGTATCTCGCAAATTATCAAGGATGGGCGATGTTTGTCGACTGTGATGTTCTATATACTGCCGATATTAAAGAACTAACTGAGCTTATCGATGATAGGTACGCGCTTATGTGTGTGCAACATGATTATACCCCAAAGGAAAGTAGTAAAATGGATGGAGCTGCTCAAACTGTATACCCAAGAAAGAACTGGTCTTCAATGGTTTTGTATAATTGTGGTCATCCAAAAAATAAGATTTTGACGCCCGAATTAGTGAATACCCAAACAGGTGCTTTTCTTCATCGCTTCACGTGGCTTGAAGATAATGAAATTGGATCGCTCCCTTTTATTTGGAATTTTCTCGTGGGTCATAATGAGGTCGATGAGAATGATCCTTCCACACAACCAAAAGCTATACATTATACTACTGGTGGACCTTGGTTTGAGACGTGCAAGAATTGCGAATTTGCGGATCTTTGGTTGACTGAAATGGAAGCCTATTACAAGGAAACAAACCAAGTTTGAAATATCAAGGCTGCAGTTCCACTTCTGTATGTTGGCAAAGGCGATCGTGTTCTTGTGTTCTAATCCCGTTTTATATTAGATTGAATCAAGGACGGATCCATGAAAGATAAATTTGCTTTTAAAGTCCGGGCTAGAAGTTTTGATCGagcatatcttttttttttttggcttatgGATTGGGAAGGTTACCCGAGCTAAAGCCCCCTTTAACCCAGTTATAGGTCCGTCGGTGGATTGAATAAATGTGTGTCTAGGACTCCAAATTTTATCTACAATATTACAACTATTTAATAAAATCAAGCACATGCAAACGTGCTGCATCTGTTTACATTTTTATTGGCATACCTAAAGGTGTTTACATTTTTATTGTATGAGAAGAGATTTGACTGATTAAACATGTCATGATACTAGCAGAATCTTACTTCACCGAGACGTTCTAGTCTTGAAATCGAGCAAAGCTGAAGCGAGTTCCGTAAAATCTCAAACTGATtgaattattttaaaaaaaaactatagTACTGAGCTAAGTCAATTGTTCAGGACTAATACTAATTAAAGAACTCCATTGTAAGTCTTATAGAGAATTTTACAAtcaaatttgttaggtttggcaCTTCCTCGACCTTATCTTCGTCTATGCTAACCAAGCAATCACAGTACGATACACTACATTCAGGATCAAGAGACTTGTACTCAAACCGGTACAACAACTCCATTATTCCTACTGATATAAGTCTCCAAATTGAAAGGACATTTTTTTTGCTCCGAAGCTATGAATCTCATAAACCCGCTCTCTATACGTATAATCTGTGATTCAAGCAAGTTCTTTCTATAGAAATCGGATAAACAATTATTGTTCATTCTTCAGATGTTACTTGTTGTATCAGTTTGAAACCAGAATTCCAATCAAAAAATTGCATGGTGAAACAAGTCATTTccgggaaaaagaagaagatgatccaAAGAACCATATAATCATGCATGTTCGATCAGTTTAATTGTACTGTTAATGTTGTGTCTGTTAAACACGAGCATAGAGATTCTACAATTGCTGAGAGATTAACTCAATGTATTCATTGATAGGCAAAAGGCATGCATTATACAAACTTACATAATTTGGTAAGGCAAGTATGTAATATCTAGGATAAATACATAAAGAAATATTTATGCAGTTACAACCGTATAACAATATAATAAGGCAAGATCGTATaatatcttgaccatatcttaacacCCCTCCTCAGACTCAAAGTGGTGGAGTACACATCTTGAGTCTGGAAATTAAGTACGAAAGACGAGTTGCAGAGTGAGTGTTGGTGAAAAGATCAGCCACTTGAAATTCTGATTTGACATGCGGAAGAATAATTGTACCTTTCTTAAAATGATGACGAGTAAAATGACAATCTATCTCGATGTGTtttgttcgttcatgaaagaCATCATCGTGTGTAATCGGAATAGCAGCCTTGTTATCGCAGTATATTGGTGTAGGAGCATAAATTTGGATTCCCATATCACGAAGGAGCCATCGTAAACAAATGAGTTCAGATATGATGTGAGCAAGAGCTCTATACTCTGCTTCAGTGCTAGAAAGAGAAACCACACTTTGCTTCTTACTTCTCCATGAAATTAAAAAATCTCCCAAGAACACATAGTAGCCTGTAATAAATTTTCCGTCTGTAACATCCCCAGTCCAATCCGAATCTGAATAAGCTCGAAGAGTGAGATCAGACTTGGATGAGAAACACAAACCTTGATACAGAGACCCCTTGATATATCTTAGAATTATGAGAACAAATGCATAATGAGTAGACCTTGGAGCAGACATAAACTGATTGACTATGTGAACTGCATTACTTATGTCTGGTCTCGTAATAGTCAAATAATTTAGACTCCCTAATAGTTGGCGATACAATGTTGGATTAGACAATAGAGTCTCATCTGTAGGAATGTATTTcacatttaattcaagaggtgtgtcaGTTACCTTATTTTCAAATAGCCCCGCACGTTGTAAAATCTCAGATGCATATTTGACTTGTGATATGAAATAACCAGTGGATGacatgccaacttcaatgccaagaaagtaACTTCAAGCAGTATGAATCTTATGAGTGATGACAGGATGAAGACTTTCAAAGAACCTTTGATTAAAAGTTATATGGTTGGATGCTCATGAGTCAAGAAACCATTCAGTTGAATAAATACCTGAGGAGATAGAGAAGGCAGATACAGTTGTAGGATTGTTACCAGTTGAGAGTGCTTGTTTAATCATCTCTTGAATATCAGCAAGGTTTGGTGCAGAATTAATACCATGTACAACTAATGAAGATGAATTTGATGTTGATGCAGATGCAGATGAGACTGGAGTGCCATAAATCTGGTTAGTGTACTGAATTTGTTTCCTCCATTAACATTGATCCTTCTCATGTTTCATGAGGTTGGTGAGGTGCAGAATCTGGATAAATGACCAAGTTCCTTGCAATACCCACACTGTGTTGTAGGCGTGtcaggtatttttggagaaggtGAGGAATTAGCAGATGGGAAATTGCAGTTCTTTGCAAAGTGTCCAAAAGTCTTGCAATTATGACTTGAGACATGTCACGTTGCACTGAAGCACTTGAGTTTCTTGAAGAATTATTTGAACTTGAACGTGCAGGCACAACAAACACTCCTGATATCTCTGGTGTGATTCATTTTCTTGTTTCTTCAGCAATAAATTCAGACAAAGCAGCTTTCGCAGTTGGAAGAGGTGAACGATGAAGGAAAAATGCCCTAATAGACTCAAACTCATCACGTAAAGCCATTAGAAGTTGAACTAAACGTGTTTCCTCTCTATATTTCTGCCAGAGTTCCAAGTCTACAGTCCATTTTGGTTCCATGAGTGCTAATTAATTGATTCCAGACTACATATTGTTGGAGAAagtgagttatttaataaatgattttttggtcttggtgtggtttgatctcatgacctaagggtctaaggatactcactcatttttgagtgaatgaaattgaacctttagtcccacattgtggaaaactaaagaggtgctccactatattaccatgttctcatggatatgttgtaaaacaatgtgggtggagctggtggggcgaaaaatacatgtttcgacccatgcccatgcgcgtgtaccaagcaccaagtccgtgtctacttgaaattattttttgcaagtttttaacttgataaataatttatttaagagttttatttatggaaaaaattcattttttgtatttaattgttttacaggaaacaaaactcgttttatattagaaaaaacctaaacctaacttgatttgcaagttaattttcctataaatacaactcgaaaatctcttttcaaaacacacaagcagcgaccatctctaggtctacttttcttcatcttcttgcttttattttcgtgcggcgttttactttcatccccgttgctgagtttaagagtgggtaacttgtattgtgctaatacaagttatatcgggcagtcttatcctggacacatctttgcacgttggggtttagcattactttagagtatacccgcgaactaatgtgttaaggacagcttgttgaacctgtgattctgctctcatcaatttgttcgtggtagagttgtttgatacggttctttatatttattgtttgatacatctgacgtttcttctattgttgcaagactccaacaatcttaacacattattattccttgtaacaatgggaaagaacgacgttgaaagaccacaaaagtttaatgaaaaggatttcaagagatggaaatccaagatgttgttttatctaagccatcatgaactggattatgtacttgttccacatgatgaattgatgaatgctgaagctttaactgaggaggtgatcgagtataacaagcggtgtaattttctggcgaaaaatcatatcatgaatggtttggaagatacgatgtatgatttttacaatgctaaagaaaatttcagtgtttATGAtctgtggactgcgttagaagaaaagtatcaagcggagactgcagggagcaagaaatttctggtggcgaagtttatggacttcaagatgacgaatgataagcatgttgttgatcaattcctcgaatttcaacagattattaatgagattcttgctgaaggtatggtcattgatgagacgtttcaagtatctgcggtaattgagaagttaccaacttcctggtctgagtacaagaaaaagctaagaaatgaaactggcgagatcaacatggttgaattagggaagaagattcaagtggaagagttgttgtgctccaaagataagaacgtgtcttctgcaagggacatgagtaataaagctcatatgactgaacatagatcttccaaatctggaaaaggtgagagtaacaatcgtaactctaagcgtggtcctcccaagaaagttatgtttcgaaaaccagagtctagcattactaaaattaagggtgcttgttaggCGTGTGGAGTTACTagacatatggcagttcactatagacatcgtaaggacaagaaggatactgctaacttggttgaaaagaaaaaggatgagttttctgctgtagtgtctgaagttaatttagtgaccaatgtgatggactggtgggtagactctggagctaccaagcatgtttgtgggaacagagacctgttcacctcctaccagagggtaggggaaggcgagaaactctatatggatAACTCATCtacatcagaggttgcaggaaaaggaaaggtcggtctgaagctcacatatggcaagactctcacattgaatgaagttcttcatgttccagacatctgcaaaaatcttgtttcttgttctgttttagatgataagggttttaaattttcaattgagtctggaaaacttataataactaagggaaatgattatgtgggtaagggttataagactgggggtctttacaaacttaatgtaacccgtcctgaagtgaaattgaatgattcttctgcttacatgtgtgtgtcatcgaatgtttggcatggtagacttggtcatgtaaattacaaatcattGCATAAATTGGCTAGCGTatgctgcatacccaaattcactttagataaaagtcataagtgtgagatttgcgtagaatctaagcatgctaagaaatcattcaggaataatgtccatagaaacactaaacccttagaattgattcattcagacgtagttgacatgaagtcagttcaaactagaggttgtaagaaatggtttgtcacttttatagatgattgtacgaggtactgtcaggtttatttgcttaaagGGAAGGACGAtcccttagaagcctttaagatatataaacgtgaagttgaaaaccaattgaatgctaccattaaattttttaggtctgaccgtggtggtgagtatctaattcctattggatatttctgtgaagaacatggcataatacatgaaactacaaccccttattcacctcaatccaatggtgtagctgaacgtaagaaccgtacccttaaggatatgatgaatgccatgttaattagttcagtattaccttcgaatttgtggggggaggctatcctctcagccaattacatcctgaacagagtaccctttaaaggatcagataaaactccatatgagttatggaaaggtaaaaaaccatcttatgattaattcaaagtgtgggggtgcttggaaaaggtggccatccctcatcctaagacaaataagataagaCCCAAAACCgctgattgtgtttttatagggtatcctgagcattctagtgctcatgggtttatggttgtgagttctgaaatttctgacatagggttgaatactatcatggagtctagggatgctaagttatttgagaatgtttttactatgaaacgtgattctcgaaagagatgtttcgATGATACCCTAGAATTTttatcatccagtcagtcattacctttagaggaagatgaaccagaaaatagaacctagaagaggtaaaagggttaaaactaagaaaacctatcatatttgcattacatacctagccgagtctgatcctcagacttaaaGAAGCCTTGACTTGTCCTGAaactccgtggtggaaagaagctttaattagtgaaatggattccattcgagaaaacgatacttttgaacttgtagatttacctccagggtctaaggccataggttgtaaatggattttcaagagaaaacgtaatataaatggaactattgaaaaatacaaggctaggttggtagcgaaaggatATAAatagatagaaggtatagacttatttgatacatattcaccagtaagtagaattagctccattaggatgttaattgctacagcttctgtccataacctacagatacatcaaatggatgtaaagacaacgtttttgaatggtgaattagatgaagaaatttatatggaacaacccgaaggctttgtagttaaagatTGTGAgaagaaagtttgtaaactgaagaaatctttgtatggattgaaacaagcacctaaacagtggcatgagaaatttgatcatgtgatgatttctagtggttttagaattaatgaatctgataagtgtgtttatactaaacttgtcaaggatgcctgtgtgattgtatgcttgtatgttgatgatatgcttatactaggtacaaacatggatgttattaataccactaagaaaatgttgaatgagaactttgagatgaaagacttaggcccccgCTGAtatcatattagggatgaagattagaaaaacttctaatggctatagtctgagtcagtctcattatgttgaatccatacttaagaaatataatcagtttgactgtaaacctgtttgcacttcatatgattcttcttgcaaactcatgaagaataagggtgtaggtgttaaccaacttgaatactcgagagtcataggaagtatgatgtatttgatgaattgtacgagaccagacattgtttatgatgtgagtaggttaagaaggtatacttgtaatccagggcagaaacattgggatgcacttaatagagtgctaaagtacttgaagtacacaatgacattttgtttgaattacgaagggtatccggccgtccttgagggattttgcgatgcgaactggataacagactcagaggagtctaaatctacgagtggatatgtattcactctagcaggtgcgtctgtatcttggaagagttccaaacagacatgtataactcgctcaactatggagtcggagtttattgcgttagataaagcaggaaaggagtccgaatggctaagaaactttttagaagatattcctctctggcataggcctgtgtcagctatatctatacattgtgacagcaaatctgcaataggtagagctaagaatagcttctacaatggaaagtatatacatatgcgtagaagacatgattctttgaaattattaatctcaacaggcgttatttccatagattggacaaggtccaaggagaatatcgcggacccttttacgaaaggtttgcccaaggagatagttagtaaagcatcaaaggggatggggcttaggctcaaataattaaactatccatgaaggatactcaaccttgctgactggagattccaataacaaggtttcgaatgagacaaataatttatggtgggtaaaggtaaacactatcagagaatttgaatctctgtcccttccctatggtgttgatgtgatagtgtgactgcaagtggaggatgacttttaattaagtcttaatgagctctatagtttcaatttaagattgaagtggggtgtagcagtaaacactcttgatggaactcacctatctgaatgaggaagtgggtcgcttccaatgagaatgaagccgattctctaaagcattttgagaaacaggatatgtccagggccaaaatggacaaaacgacacgaacttagcaacacttggaggatatcatgcgtggatgttattagaattacaccaaacgctagcagttcaagacacagttcactgtctagctagtagttcaggtaacttctcactaagcaaggttcaagacctcatggacacctttgcctaaatggtattttccgtactctgatttttcgttttttaccgagatttcattcatgcgggggattgttggagaaaatgagttatttaataaatgattttttggtcttggtgtggtttgatctcatgacctaagggtctaatgatactcactcatttttgagtgaatgaaatggaacctttagtcccacattgtggaaaactaaagaggtgctccaccatattaccatgttctcatggatatgttgtaaaacaatgtgggtggagcgggtggggcgaaaaatacatgtttcgacccatgcccatgcgcgtataccaagcaccaagtccgtgtctacttgaaattattttttgcaagtttttaacttgataaataacttatctaagagttttatttatggaaacaattctttttttgtgtttaattgttttacaagaaacaaaactcgttttataagaaaaaacctaaacctaacttgatttgcaagttaattttcctataaatacaactcgaaaatctcttttcaaaacacacaagcagcgaccatctctaggtctacttttcttcatcttcttgcttttattttcgtgcggcgttttacttccatccccgttgttgagtttaagggtgggtaacttgtattgtgctaatacaagttatatcgggcagtcttatcctggacacatcttcgcacgttggggtttagcattactttagagtatacccgcgaactaatgtgttaaggacagcttgttgaacctgtgattctgctctcatcaatttgttcgtggtagagttgtttgatacggttctttatatttattgtttgatacgtctgacgtttcttctattgttgcaagactccaacacaTACATCTCAGATGGAAATCAGAAATAGTTTGATCATGGGATTGCTTCATAGATCTAATATCTTGTTCAAGTTTATATCTCTGAGCAAAGTTGATTTGAGTGTACCTTTT
This portion of the Papaver somniferum cultivar HN1 chromosome 11, ASM357369v1, whole genome shotgun sequence genome encodes:
- the LOC113320456 gene encoding protein CDI-like; translation: MNSGNGDVVHHPSDNGNQKNVFKIFVGYDTREDLAYEVCKRSILKRASIPVEVIPIKQSDLRSDGLYWRERGATESTEFSFSRFLTPYLANYQGWAMFVDCDVLYTADIKELTELIDDRYALMCVQHDYTPKESSKMDGAAQTVYPRKNWSSMVLYNCGHPKNKILTPELVNTQTGAFLHRFTWLEDNEIGSLPFIWNFLVGHNEVDENDPSTQPKAIHYTTGGPWFETCKNCEFADLWLTEMEAYYKETNQV